One genomic window of Pocillopora verrucosa isolate sample1 chromosome 8, ASM3666991v2, whole genome shotgun sequence includes the following:
- the LOC131798534 gene encoding uncharacterized protein produces MKSNHDKHAKFQDVAVGDTVLARDYVSSRKWQSGTVVQQTAPHSNSVQQQDGQTWRRHLDDILLNSSSSGTTKAEEAPTEGDLQDYPGEANSSTPEDCGPEDPPPTATPASPELRRSKRTPKPPQRLIEEL; encoded by the coding sequence ATGAAGTCTAATCATGACAAGCATGCCAAGTTCCAAGACGTAGCTGTTGGCGACACTGTATTGGCACGTGACTATGTATCCAGTCGCAAGTGGCAATCTGGTACAGTGGTACAGCAGACCGCACCCCATTCCAACAGTGTTCAGCAACAAGATGGTCAGACTTGGAGGCGACACCTCGACGACATTCTTCTGAACAGTTCAAGTTCAGGAACCACTAAAGCAGAGGAAGCACCCACTGAGGGAGATCTTCAAGATTACCCTGGAGAAGCAAACAGCTCCACTCCAGAAGATTGTGGACCAGAGGATCCACCCCCTACTGCTACCCCTGCTAGTCCTGAACTACGCCGATCTAAACGCACCCCAAAACCACCTCAGAGGTTGATTGAAGAACTTTGA